From the genome of Papaver somniferum cultivar HN1 chromosome 2, ASM357369v1, whole genome shotgun sequence, one region includes:
- the LOC113347885 gene encoding calcineurin B-like protein 10 isoform X2: MESNSRNNRSSSSSLTIGEKLCAACIPFIALIEILIFAVSDCLECSSSSSDRFKNPQKNKLSKRRYDDLARLANETQLNEVEALFELFKKLSNSIIEDGLIHKEELQLALFQAPHGENLFLDRVFDLFDEKKNGVIEFEEFVHSLSVFHPYAPVEEKIDFAFRLYDLRQTGYIEREEVQQMVIAILNESDLRLSEDLLESIIDQTFADSDADKDGKINKEEWKSFVLRHPSLLRNMTLPYLKDITTVFPSFIFHTTVAD; this comes from the exons ATGGAATCTAACAGCAGGAATAAT AGATCATCATCAAGTTCCTTAACAATAGGAGAAAAATTGTGTGCGGCGTGTATACCATTCATAGCATTAATTGAGATATTGATATTCGCTGTATCAGATTGTTTGGagtgctcttcttcttcttcagatcgCTTTAAGAACCCACAGAAAAACAAATTATCTAAACGTCGTTACGATGATCTTGCTCGCCTTGCTAATGAAACCCAAT TGAATGAAGTTGAAGCTTTATTTGAGCTATTCAAGAAATTGAGCAATTCTATTATTGAAGATGGATTGATTCACAAG GAGGAGCTTCAACTGGCACTGTTTCAGGCACCTCATGGAGAGAATCTTTTTCTTGATAGG GTTTTTGATCTATTTGATGAAAAGAAAAATGGTGTTATCGAATTCGAGGAATTTGTTCATTCGCTTAGTGTTTTCCATCCTTATGCCCCTGTGGAGGAAAAGATTGATT TTGCTTTTAGGCTGTATGATTTAAGACAAACTGGCTACATCGAGCGAGAAGAA GTTCAGCAAATGGTTATTGCTATATTAAACGAGTCAGACTTGAGGTTATCCGAAGACCTTCTGGAGTCTATTATTGATCAG ACGTTTGCAGATTCTGATGCTGACAAGGATGGTAAAATCAACAAAGAAGAATGGAAATCTTTTGTACTTCGACATCCCTCACTTCTGAGGAACATGACTCTTCCTTACCTGAA GGATATCACTACCGTTTTCCCAAGTTTCATATTCCACACGACGGTTGCAGACTGA
- the LOC113347885 gene encoding calcineurin B-like protein 10 isoform X1 produces MESNSRNNRSSSSSLTIGEKLCAACIPFIALIEILIFAVSDCLECSSSSSDRFKNPQKNKLSKRRYDDLARLANETQFSVNEVEALFELFKKLSNSIIEDGLIHKEELQLALFQAPHGENLFLDRVFDLFDEKKNGVIEFEEFVHSLSVFHPYAPVEEKIDFAFRLYDLRQTGYIEREEVQQMVIAILNESDLRLSEDLLESIIDQTFADSDADKDGKINKEEWKSFVLRHPSLLRNMTLPYLKDITTVFPSFIFHTTVAD; encoded by the exons ATGGAATCTAACAGCAGGAATAAT AGATCATCATCAAGTTCCTTAACAATAGGAGAAAAATTGTGTGCGGCGTGTATACCATTCATAGCATTAATTGAGATATTGATATTCGCTGTATCAGATTGTTTGGagtgctcttcttcttcttcagatcgCTTTAAGAACCCACAGAAAAACAAATTATCTAAACGTCGTTACGATGATCTTGCTCGCCTTGCTAATGAAACCCAAT TTTCAGTGAATGAAGTTGAAGCTTTATTTGAGCTATTCAAGAAATTGAGCAATTCTATTATTGAAGATGGATTGATTCACAAG GAGGAGCTTCAACTGGCACTGTTTCAGGCACCTCATGGAGAGAATCTTTTTCTTGATAGG GTTTTTGATCTATTTGATGAAAAGAAAAATGGTGTTATCGAATTCGAGGAATTTGTTCATTCGCTTAGTGTTTTCCATCCTTATGCCCCTGTGGAGGAAAAGATTGATT TTGCTTTTAGGCTGTATGATTTAAGACAAACTGGCTACATCGAGCGAGAAGAA GTTCAGCAAATGGTTATTGCTATATTAAACGAGTCAGACTTGAGGTTATCCGAAGACCTTCTGGAGTCTATTATTGATCAG ACGTTTGCAGATTCTGATGCTGACAAGGATGGTAAAATCAACAAAGAAGAATGGAAATCTTTTGTACTTCGACATCCCTCACTTCTGAGGAACATGACTCTTCCTTACCTGAA GGATATCACTACCGTTTTCCCAAGTTTCATATTCCACACGACGGTTGCAGACTGA